The DNA segment GGAAATTTTAAGTGCCAATTTCTAGCAAAGagagcaagacagagagagcttCTGACCTCCACCCCGTCCTCTCCAGTGTATCCACAGCGGGTGACCCTGCAGCCAGGAATACCAAACACTGTGGCCAATGTGGAGGTCATGAAGGTCAGCTTACTGAGGTCCTCCTTCAGCCCTACCTGGAGCACCTGAGACATGGATGGACCTggcaacacaaaacacatctgaTTTGCCTAAACCAAGACATGGAAAGTCCAACACGAGTATGTCAAATAGTAAATGAAATAAGGATTTAATGATGATGAAACAAAAACTGGAACAAGAGATAAATTAGAGAGACATATGGGAGGAAATAGAGGTAATAACAATGAAAGGAATGaagtaagaaaaacagttttaccTTGCAAAGCAATCAGCGCTTCATCGAGGAACTCCAGATCCACATCAAAACCTGCAGCTTTGAACTCTGCCAGTCTGGCCtataagcaaaacaaacacgTCAGTCTACCATACTCCCAACCCATCCATctacacacactctctgtctgCATTTACCTTCATATGAGCCGAGTCCTTGTCAGCGCAGCCAGCGTTGGAGACGACGTAGAGGTAGCCCTGGTCTGTCTTTGTCACAATGAGGTCATCAATAATCCCTCCTTTCTCAGTGGTGAAGAGGGACAGTGTACCCTGAGGagtgagggaggggaggagagaagatgaGTGGGTGAACATGTTTAGAATAAGTGGTTCTCAGATGATCTGATCACAGGGCTCATTATTTCTTGTAGTTTTGTTGTCACCTTCTGCTCTCTGAAGCATTCTGTGCCACAAAAGGACGCTGTTTACTCATTTCTTCTTGTAGCAGAGAACCCGACAACCTTTCAATGCCTTTTTGCATCCGTTTTATCCAAAATCAGTTGAAACCATGCTactcttttacaaaaaaataaaaaaacaatttttttttgtgtttgaaaatttgaaatgatTCAAAAGTGGACAACTCTTAatacaggtgtgaatgtgtctcAGATCCTCTGAGGATGAATCaggatataaaatataatttggcacACTGAACTACAGTGCGTTGATGTTCTTAATGGGTACGTTGGTGTCTACCCCAATTTCGAATTATGTCCCATTTCAGAGGCTTTGGCGGTGGTGACTTTTGAGAACAGTCTATAAAGGAGTCACAAAGGACAAAACAGAGCTGCAGTCAGACAGAGGTCACATTCCTCAGCTTTGTTTGGGGGTTAAAGTGAAACAGGCCTTTCTGATCCGTTATAATGTTTTATCTTGAAATGTGGACTTAGATGGACTTGGTCACTAAATGCCACAAaccattctttttttattttaacacaagcatattcagttttatagaataatttatcaaatgttttctctttgaaCTATGATCACCTGAATGCAGTTCCTCTACGCTCAAATGcgcattttttaaagactttaagcgttttattttggtgttcaGGCAgttgtaatcattttttaaagatttttttccatctaatgtttatcatttcaaataatatcCCTATGATGTCAAATGTTGACTAAGACGTAACATCATAagtgcaacattctgaggagtTTGAggctgagaggtgacagatcacaGATGGTTTTTAATAAAACGTTCTCAcagtgttacatgagaacaatggaagaacattttcagagCAATATTCAGagcatgttattgaggactgagaacACAGaccattttttatgaaaatgtaatgtaatttgatatgttaacaattaaaaaaaacatttttgatatttttttatgtttatagagaaCATTACCCgaactttaagaaaaacattctgGAAAGTAAAAGACAACTTTACGTAAACATTgtattggttgcattgtaccattctcagagtGTTTTAAGAATCAATACTTGCTGGCTGGGTTAACTGTTTCTGTTTCACTGTCActggttttgtcttttctttgtttcaagaagcagcaggcagctgcttCCAGGTTTGAAATACAGCTTCAAAGAGCCACTGCATGATTCGACACATCTCTACTCAAATCACTatctcttttttggtttttgaacAGCAAATGTTGAGGACAGTaattttggtactttttttggTACCACTTCAGACCACTGATTAGTCAGAGAGCAGCACAGGACATCCCGCATAAGCAGGacgtttttttaaacaccacaCTACtgtcaacaacaaacacaattttttttttcccactcaacccagttttttaaaaatggcagccTGCAATTCTACACTATATGCTAAGCTGTACAATTCACAAAGTGCAGACGTACACGGAGGCCGTGCTATCTGcagtggaaaaagagaaaatgtcctAGAGAAAAGGACCTGGTATCAAAACTGAACTGAGCTGAGTAGAGCCAAACCAAACAGTGGAAATGAAATATTAGCAGCTAGAAACACTTCCCCATATCAACTTAAAGGTGATAATACATCTATTCAAGTAGACAAAAACATTGGTCATTGCAGGTTCGATATGCAACATCTCACCTGGTTGTCTTTGAGTTCTGCAATATCTGCAACTACTAGAGACTCCATGAACTTCACCCTGTCTTTGCCGTGGACTTTGgtctgacagaaaaagcaaaaggatttatcaaaacaaagcatttttttgtggattGTGTTGTGGatgaaaaagtgctttattttacCATAATGTGCATCTGTGAGCGTGGTATGTGAGCTCGTGTATCTGTTTACCTGTGTTTAGGAGTGTGCTGTATTTGTATATGTGCGCGTCCATTTACACTGCTCTCACCTGCAGCATGTGGCTGACATCGAAGATGGAGCAGTGCTCtctggtgtgcatgtgtgaggcGATGTGACTGTCTTTGTACTGGACGGGCATACTCCAGCCTGCAAACTCCACCATCTTCCCC comes from the Plectropomus leopardus isolate mb unplaced genomic scaffold, YSFRI_Pleo_2.0 unplaced_scaffold21704, whole genome shotgun sequence genome and includes:
- the LOC121965808 gene encoding aminomethyltransferase, mitochondrial-like is translated as MVEFAGWSMPVQYKDSHIASHMHTREHCSIFDVSHMLQTKVHGKDRVKFMESLVVADIAELKDNQGTLSLFTTEKGGIIDDLIVTKTDQGYLYVVSNAGCADKDSAHMKARLAEFKAAGFDVDLEFLDEALIALQGPSMSQVLQVGLKEDLSKLTFMTSTLATVFGIPGCRVTRCGYTGEDGVEVRSSLCLALFARNWHL